In a genomic window of Curtobacterium flaccumfaciens pv. betae:
- the ilvN gene encoding acetolactate synthase small subunit, with product MSHVLSLLVEDKPGLLTRVAGLFARRGFNIESLAVGNTEVDGLSRITVVVDVEDLPLEQVTKQLNKLVNVIKIVELDFSQSVQREHMLVKVRVDNQTRSAVLEAVNLFRAQVVDVATDSLIVEVTGDPGKIQAILRVLEPYGVKELARAGLLGVGRGPKSITDRVR from the coding sequence ATGAGCCACGTCCTCTCCCTCCTCGTGGAGGACAAGCCCGGTCTGCTGACCCGTGTCGCCGGACTCTTCGCCCGGCGCGGGTTCAACATCGAGTCGCTCGCCGTCGGCAACACCGAGGTGGACGGCCTCAGCCGGATCACGGTCGTCGTCGACGTCGAGGACCTCCCGCTGGAACAGGTGACGAAGCAGCTCAACAAGCTGGTGAACGTCATCAAGATCGTCGAACTGGACTTCTCGCAGTCGGTCCAGCGCGAGCACATGCTCGTGAAGGTGCGCGTCGACAACCAGACGCGCTCGGCGGTGCTCGAAGCAGTGAACCTGTTCCGTGCCCAGGTCGTCGACGTGGCGACCGACTCCCTGATCGTCGAGGTGACCGGCGACCCCGGCAAGATCCAGGCGATCCTCCGCGTGCTCGAGCCGTACGGCGTCAAGGAGCTCGCCCGCGCGGGCCTCCTCGGCGTGGGCCGCGGACCGAAGAGCATCAC
- a CDS encoding acetolactate synthase large subunit has product MPTEATPLSAAAGARRSPEILTGSGAVLRTLEHLGITDVFGLPGGAIIPFYDELMASTTIRHILVRHEQGAGHAAEGYASSSGKVGVAIATSGPGATNLVTAIADAYMDSVPFIAITGQVFSTLMGTDAFQEADIVGITMPITKHSFLVTDPADVPATLAAAHLIATTGRPGPVLVDITKDAQQKSAPYVWPPKIDLPGYRPVTKAHGKQITAAAQLLSESKRPVLYVGGGVIRSRATAELLRFAEATGAPVVTTLMARGAFPDSHPQHLGMPGMHGTVPAVLGLQDSDLIVALGARFDDRVTGKADEFAPDAKVVHVDIDPAEISKIRFADVPIVGDAREVLVDLLDAWGGIAVEDRASTDEWWAKLHQLKTDFPLGYAEPTDGLLAPQGIIKRIGELSGPEAVYASGVGQHQMWSAQFIKYERPNAWLNSGGAGTMGYSVPAAMGAKVAQPDRVVWAIDGDGCFQMTNQELATCVINDIPIKVAIINNSSLGMVRQWQTLFYDGRHSFTDLETGHASRRVPDFVKLADAYGALGIRVEKADEVDAAIELALATNDRPVVIDFVVSRDSMVWPMVPQGVSNSSIEYAQALAPTWDDEDADMTGETA; this is encoded by the coding sequence ATGCCCACGGAAGCAACTCCGTTGTCCGCGGCCGCCGGTGCACGCCGGTCGCCGGAGATCCTGACCGGCTCGGGAGCCGTCCTCCGGACGCTCGAGCACCTCGGGATCACCGACGTCTTCGGCCTGCCGGGCGGCGCGATCATCCCGTTCTACGACGAGCTGATGGCGTCGACCACGATCCGCCACATCCTCGTCCGTCACGAGCAGGGCGCCGGCCACGCCGCCGAGGGCTACGCCTCGTCGTCCGGCAAGGTCGGGGTCGCCATCGCGACGTCCGGCCCCGGTGCGACGAACCTCGTCACGGCCATCGCCGACGCCTACATGGACTCGGTGCCGTTCATCGCGATCACCGGTCAGGTGTTCTCGACACTGATGGGCACCGACGCGTTCCAGGAAGCCGACATCGTCGGCATCACGATGCCCATCACGAAGCACTCGTTCCTGGTGACCGACCCGGCCGACGTGCCGGCGACCCTCGCCGCGGCGCACCTCATCGCGACGACCGGTCGGCCCGGTCCCGTGCTGGTGGACATCACGAAGGACGCCCAGCAGAAGTCGGCGCCGTACGTGTGGCCGCCCAAGATCGACCTGCCCGGTTACCGCCCGGTGACCAAGGCGCACGGCAAGCAGATCACCGCGGCCGCGCAGCTGCTGTCCGAGTCGAAGCGCCCGGTGCTCTACGTCGGCGGCGGGGTCATCCGCTCCCGCGCGACCGCCGAGCTGCTCCGCTTCGCCGAGGCGACCGGTGCGCCGGTCGTCACGACCCTGATGGCGCGCGGCGCGTTCCCGGACTCGCACCCGCAGCACCTCGGCATGCCCGGCATGCACGGCACGGTGCCCGCGGTGCTCGGCCTGCAGGACAGCGACCTCATCGTCGCCCTCGGTGCCCGCTTCGACGACCGCGTGACCGGCAAGGCCGACGAGTTCGCCCCGGACGCCAAGGTCGTGCACGTCGACATCGACCCGGCCGAGATCTCGAAGATCCGCTTCGCCGACGTCCCGATCGTCGGTGACGCCCGCGAGGTCCTGGTCGACCTGCTCGACGCCTGGGGCGGCATCGCCGTCGAGGACCGCGCGTCGACCGACGAGTGGTGGGCGAAGCTCCACCAGCTCAAGACCGACTTCCCGCTCGGGTACGCCGAGCCGACCGACGGACTCCTCGCGCCGCAGGGCATCATCAAGCGCATCGGTGAGCTCTCCGGTCCCGAGGCCGTCTACGCCTCCGGTGTCGGCCAGCACCAGATGTGGTCCGCGCAGTTCATCAAGTACGAGCGGCCCAACGCCTGGCTCAACTCCGGTGGAGCCGGCACGATGGGCTACTCGGTCCCCGCGGCGATGGGTGCGAAGGTCGCGCAGCCGGACCGCGTGGTCTGGGCGATCGACGGCGACGGCTGCTTCCAGATGACGAACCAGGAACTCGCGACCTGCGTCATCAACGACATCCCGATCAAGGTCGCGATCATCAACAACTCGTCGCTCGGCATGGTCCGGCAGTGGCAGACGCTGTTCTACGACGGCCGGCACTCCTTCACCGACCTCGAGACGGGGCACGCCTCGCGCCGCGTCCCGGACTTCGTGAAGCTGGCCGACGCCTACGGTGCCCTCGGCATCCGCGTCGAGAAGGCCGACGAGGTCGACGCCGCGATCGAGCTCGCCCTGGCGACCAACGACCGCCCGGTGGTGATCGACTTCGTCGTGAGCCGTGACTCGATGGTCTGGCCGATGGTCCCGCAGGGCGTCAGCAACTCCTCCATCGAGTACGCCCAGGCACTCGCGCCCACCTGGGACGACGAGGACGCCGACATGACGGGAGAAACCGCATGA
- the ilvD gene encoding dihydroxy-acid dehydratase: MPDIDVKPRSRVVTDGIEATTSRGMLRAVGMGDEDWEKPQIGIASSWNEITPCNLSLDRLAQGAKEGVHSGGGYPLQFGTISVSDGISMGHEGMHFSLVSREVIADSVETVVNAERLDGTVLLAGCDKSLPGMLMAAARLDLASVFLYAGSVMPGYVKQADGTMREVTIIDSFEGVGACKAGTMSEEELKKIECAIVPGEGACGGMYTANTMASVAEALGMSLPGSAAPPSADRRRDYYAHRSGEAVVNMLRHGITARQILTKEAFENAIAVAMALGGSTNVILHLLAIAYEAEVELSLDDFNRIGSKVPHLADMKPFGKYVMVDVDRNGGIPVIMKALLDAGLLHGECMTVTGKTVAENLAEIDPPALDGEVFRTLDNPIHATGGLTVLQGSFAPEGAVVKTAGFDASVFEGPARVFDRERAAMDALTEGRIEKGDVVVIRYEGPKGGPGMREMLAITAAIKGAGLGKDVLLLTDGRFSGGTTGLCIGHIAPEAVDAGPVAFVRDGDRIRVDIAARSLDLLVDPAELEARRDGWAPLPPRYTRGVLAKYAKLVKSAAQGAVTG; this comes from the coding sequence ATGCCTGATATCGACGTCAAGCCGCGCAGCCGGGTCGTCACCGACGGGATCGAAGCAACCACCTCGCGTGGCATGCTGCGGGCCGTCGGTATGGGAGACGAGGACTGGGAGAAGCCGCAGATCGGCATCGCGTCCTCGTGGAACGAGATCACGCCGTGCAACCTCTCGCTCGACCGCCTCGCGCAGGGTGCGAAGGAGGGCGTGCACTCCGGTGGCGGCTACCCGCTCCAGTTCGGCACCATCTCCGTCTCGGACGGCATCTCGATGGGCCACGAGGGCATGCACTTCTCCCTCGTCTCGCGTGAGGTCATCGCGGACAGCGTCGAGACCGTCGTCAACGCCGAACGCCTCGACGGCACCGTCCTGCTCGCCGGCTGCGACAAGTCGCTGCCCGGCATGCTGATGGCCGCCGCGCGACTCGACCTGGCGAGCGTGTTCCTCTACGCGGGTTCGGTCATGCCGGGCTACGTGAAGCAGGCCGACGGCACGATGAGGGAAGTCACCATCATCGACTCCTTCGAGGGCGTCGGTGCCTGCAAGGCCGGCACCATGAGCGAGGAAGAGCTCAAGAAGATCGAGTGCGCCATCGTCCCGGGTGAAGGCGCCTGCGGTGGCATGTACACCGCCAACACGATGGCGAGCGTGGCCGAGGCACTCGGCATGTCGCTGCCGGGCTCCGCCGCCCCGCCGAGCGCCGACCGTCGCCGCGACTACTACGCGCACCGCTCGGGCGAGGCCGTGGTGAACATGCTCCGGCACGGCATCACCGCCCGCCAGATCCTCACCAAGGAAGCCTTCGAGAACGCGATCGCCGTCGCGATGGCCCTCGGCGGCTCGACGAACGTCATCCTGCACCTGCTCGCGATCGCCTACGAGGCCGAGGTCGAGCTGTCGCTGGACGACTTCAACCGCATCGGTTCGAAGGTCCCGCACCTGGCCGACATGAAGCCCTTCGGCAAGTACGTCATGGTCGACGTCGACCGCAACGGCGGCATCCCCGTGATCATGAAGGCGCTGCTCGACGCGGGCCTGCTGCACGGCGAGTGCATGACCGTGACGGGCAAGACCGTCGCCGAGAACCTGGCCGAGATCGACCCGCCGGCACTCGACGGCGAGGTCTTCCGCACGCTCGACAACCCGATCCACGCCACCGGTGGCCTGACCGTCCTGCAGGGCTCCTTCGCCCCCGAGGGCGCCGTGGTGAAGACCGCGGGCTTCGACGCCTCCGTCTTCGAGGGCCCCGCCCGCGTGTTCGACCGCGAACGTGCGGCGATGGACGCCCTGACCGAGGGCAGGATCGAGAAGGGCGACGTCGTCGTCATCCGCTACGAGGGCCCCAAGGGCGGCCCGGGCATGCGCGAGATGCTCGCCATCACCGCGGCCATCAAGGGCGCGGGCCTCGGCAAGGATGTACTACTCTTGACCGACGGTCGATTCTCAGGCGGCACAACCGGCCTGTGCATCGGCCACATCGCACCGGAAGCAGTGGACGCAGGTCCAGTCGCTTTCGTTCGTGATGGCGACCGCATCCGTGTCGACATCGCGGCTCGCTCGCTCGACCTACTGGTCGACCCGGCCGAGCTGGAGGCCCGCCGTGACGGCTGGGCCCCGCTGCCCCCGCGCTACACCCGCGGAGTCCTCGCGAAGTACGCCAAGCTCGTCAAGTCCGCCGCCCAGGGCGCGGTCACGGGCTAG
- the otsB gene encoding trehalose-phosphatase, giving the protein MTETTTDQTAIDAALETLAAAPRLIVALDFDGTLAPFADDPSQVGALPGSWAAVLTLHRAKDTEVVLVSGRPLGSLAAVTHAPEDMALVGSHGVEWRVDGHDEAALSDDEVGRVARIGAALDAVGERFPGVVIEHKPAGHGVHTRRVSAEVAAEANAAASRAAHEADPEVLERGGKDIVEFAVRHVTKGDAIARLRELHGADAVFFAGDDVTDEDAFRVLGDGDVGVKVGPGQTRAGYRIADPAALTGVLKQLARLRATR; this is encoded by the coding sequence ATGACTGAGACCACCACCGACCAGACCGCCATCGACGCGGCCCTCGAGACGCTCGCGGCTGCGCCGCGACTGATCGTCGCCCTCGACTTCGACGGCACGCTGGCCCCCTTCGCCGACGACCCCTCGCAGGTCGGCGCGCTGCCCGGCTCGTGGGCCGCGGTCCTGACCCTGCACCGTGCGAAGGACACCGAGGTGGTGCTCGTGTCCGGGCGTCCGCTCGGCAGCCTGGCCGCGGTGACCCACGCACCCGAGGACATGGCGCTCGTCGGCTCGCACGGTGTCGAGTGGCGCGTGGACGGCCACGACGAGGCCGCGCTGTCCGATGACGAGGTCGGTCGTGTGGCACGGATCGGCGCCGCGCTCGACGCGGTCGGCGAACGGTTCCCGGGCGTCGTCATCGAGCACAAGCCCGCGGGGCACGGGGTGCACACGCGCCGCGTCTCCGCCGAGGTCGCTGCCGAGGCGAACGCGGCGGCGAGCCGTGCGGCGCACGAGGCCGACCCCGAGGTGCTCGAGCGCGGTGGCAAGGACATCGTCGAGTTCGCGGTGCGCCACGTCACGAAGGGCGACGCGATCGCCCGGCTCCGCGAGTTGCACGGCGCCGACGCGGTGTTCTTCGCCGGCGACGACGTCACCGACGAGGACGCCTTCCGCGTGCTCGGCGACGGCGACGTCGGGGTGAAGGTCGGGCCGGGCCAGACCCGGGCCGGGTACCGCATCGCCGACCCCGCGGCCCTGACCGGGGTCCTGAAGCAGCTGGCGAGGCTCCGCGCCACCCGCTGA
- the otsA gene encoding alpha,alpha-trehalose-phosphate synthase (UDP-forming): MPADRTEQTRYSFVVASNRLPVDRVVDQDGNEGWRHSPGGLVTALEPVMRANDGAWVGWVGQAEVEVAPFDNEGIHIVPVPLSDDDVEEYYEGFSNDTLWPLYHDVIEHPSYHRDWWNAYKRVNERFATQIAEIVEQDGIVWVQDYQLQLVPALLRAKRPDLTIGFFNHIPFPPVGIYAQLPWRAQILDGLLGADVIGFQRHDDASDFLRAVRHIKGYTTKGTTIDVPVDDPAAPRSRKGITVRHVEARHFPISIDAESFEAIARKPEVQERASEIRESLGNPKTVLLGVDRLDYTKGIRHRIKAFGELVEDGRIAVEDATLIQVASPSRERVDSYAALRDEIELSVGRINGDLGVIGHQPISYLHHGYPREEMVALYLAADIMLVTALRDGMNLVAKEYVAARFDNDGVLILSEFAGAADELKQAVIVNPHDIGALKDSIERAIQMPRRERSTRMRALRKRVRDNDVARWSRSFLEALDRHAPRNAQIDPSAADPREQHREAQTDNMSIFDQDAQSARAAEDTREARDD; encoded by the coding sequence ATGCCTGCAGACCGCACCGAACAGACCCGCTACTCGTTCGTCGTCGCCTCCAACCGACTCCCGGTGGACCGCGTCGTCGACCAGGACGGCAACGAGGGCTGGCGGCACTCGCCGGGCGGCCTCGTCACCGCCCTCGAACCCGTGATGCGCGCGAACGACGGAGCCTGGGTCGGCTGGGTGGGGCAGGCCGAGGTCGAGGTCGCACCGTTCGACAACGAGGGCATCCACATCGTCCCCGTCCCGCTCTCCGACGACGACGTCGAGGAGTACTACGAGGGCTTCAGCAACGACACGCTCTGGCCGCTGTACCACGACGTCATCGAGCACCCGAGCTACCACCGCGACTGGTGGAACGCGTACAAGCGGGTGAACGAGCGCTTCGCCACGCAGATCGCCGAGATCGTCGAGCAGGACGGCATCGTCTGGGTGCAGGACTACCAGCTGCAGCTCGTGCCGGCCCTGCTCCGTGCGAAGCGTCCCGACCTGACGATCGGCTTCTTCAACCACATCCCGTTCCCGCCGGTCGGCATCTACGCGCAGCTGCCGTGGCGTGCGCAGATCCTCGACGGGCTGCTCGGCGCCGACGTCATCGGCTTCCAGCGCCACGACGACGCCAGCGACTTCCTGCGTGCGGTGCGGCACATCAAGGGCTACACGACCAAGGGCACCACGATCGACGTCCCGGTGGACGACCCGGCAGCCCCGCGCAGCCGCAAGGGCATCACGGTCCGGCACGTGGAGGCCAGGCACTTCCCGATCTCCATCGACGCCGAGAGCTTCGAGGCGATCGCCCGCAAGCCCGAGGTGCAGGAGCGTGCAAGCGAGATCCGCGAGAGCCTCGGCAACCCGAAGACGGTGCTGCTCGGTGTCGACCGGCTCGACTACACCAAGGGCATCCGCCACCGCATCAAGGCCTTCGGCGAGCTGGTGGAGGACGGCCGGATCGCCGTCGAGGACGCCACCCTCATCCAGGTCGCGAGCCCGAGTCGCGAGCGTGTCGACTCGTACGCGGCGCTCCGCGACGAGATCGAGCTGAGCGTCGGCCGCATCAACGGCGACCTCGGCGTCATCGGCCACCAGCCGATCTCGTACCTGCACCACGGCTACCCGCGCGAGGAGATGGTGGCGCTGTACCTGGCCGCCGACATCATGCTCGTCACCGCACTGCGCGACGGCATGAACCTGGTCGCGAAGGAGTACGTCGCCGCCCGCTTCGACAACGACGGGGTGCTCATCCTGTCCGAGTTCGCCGGTGCCGCCGACGAGCTCAAGCAGGCCGTGATCGTGAACCCGCACGACATCGGGGCGCTCAAGGACTCGATCGAGCGCGCCATCCAGATGCCGCGTCGCGAGCGGTCGACGCGCATGCGGGCGCTCCGCAAGCGCGTCCGTGACAACGACGTGGCGCGCTGGTCGCGCTCGTTCCTCGAGGCGCTCGACCGACACGCGCCGCGGAACGCCCAGATCGACCCGTCCGCAGCCGACCCGCGTGAGCAGCACCGTGAGGCGCAGACCGACAACATGTCGATCTTCGACCAGGACGCCCAGTCCGCCAGGGCTGCCGAGGACACCCGGGAGGCACGTGATGACTGA
- a CDS encoding magnesium transporter CorA family protein, with translation MVRTRAWCKGDTVERDFPVDRISDLVADPDTFVWIDYTDPTSADLEQIEEELGIHALAVEDAVEHGQRPKLDRYRDSLFLVVYDVGGTDDEGDLITHEVKAFVTERALVTIHGSDVDTTPMEHRLTANSDIAEHGVPWLVWALLDAVVDRATDTVEDLERQIDALEDDLFEPGDPREQQIQRRSFRLRKTLGVLRRLVVPTRDSVASLLHGDAETISNGIRPYFRDVEDHLVSIADSVEQLRDAVSSVLDTTLNLASNRQNTVMKKVTSWAAIIAIPTGVTSFFGQNVEFPGEGAWSGLWASLAIITASSLVLYRVFKTRDWL, from the coding sequence ATGGTCAGGACACGGGCGTGGTGCAAGGGCGACACGGTCGAGCGGGACTTCCCCGTCGACCGGATCTCCGACCTCGTCGCCGATCCGGACACGTTCGTCTGGATCGACTACACCGACCCGACGTCGGCTGACCTCGAGCAGATCGAGGAGGAGCTCGGCATCCACGCGCTCGCGGTCGAGGACGCCGTCGAGCACGGACAGCGGCCGAAGCTCGACCGGTACCGGGACAGTCTGTTCCTGGTCGTCTACGACGTGGGCGGCACGGACGACGAGGGCGACCTGATCACGCACGAGGTCAAGGCCTTCGTCACCGAACGGGCGCTCGTCACGATCCACGGGTCCGACGTCGACACCACCCCGATGGAACACCGGCTCACGGCGAACTCCGACATCGCCGAACACGGCGTGCCCTGGCTCGTCTGGGCGCTGCTCGACGCCGTCGTCGACCGGGCCACCGACACCGTCGAGGACCTGGAGCGGCAGATCGACGCGCTCGAGGACGACCTGTTCGAGCCGGGCGACCCCCGTGAGCAGCAGATCCAGCGGCGGTCGTTCCGGCTCCGCAAGACCCTCGGGGTGCTCCGGCGGCTGGTCGTCCCGACGCGGGACAGCGTCGCCTCGTTGCTGCACGGTGACGCGGAGACGATCTCGAACGGCATCCGGCCGTACTTCCGCGACGTCGAGGACCACCTGGTCTCGATCGCCGACTCGGTCGAACAGCTGCGCGACGCGGTGTCGAGCGTGCTCGACACGACCCTGAACCTGGCGTCGAACCGGCAGAACACCGTCATGAAGAAGGTCACGAGCTGGGCGGCGATCATCGCGATCCCGACGGGGGTGACGAGCTTCTTCGGGCAGAACGTCGAGTTCCCGGGCGAGGGAGCCTGGAGCGGGCTCTGGGCGTCGCTCGCGATCATCACCGCGTCGTCGCTCGTGCTCTACCGCGTCTTCAAGACCCGCGACTGGCTCTGA
- a CDS encoding SLC13 family permease: MRQAVIGAALLVVGAVCVVFGLLPLDDLAVLADRVLPVLGFVLGLTIVAELAADAGVFDRLADVAARVGGGRTIGLWGAVVVLAVLCTVFLSIDTTAVLLTPIVISLARRVGLPPMPFALTTVWLANTASLLLPVSNLTNLLAVDRMGLGGPLPFAGLMAWPAVAGVVVPCVVLLVVFRGKLFGRYSPVSVRTPSDPVFFWAASAVLVALVVALTAGVTVWIAAVLAAVVLVVVAAFRSPSELRVSRVPWSTLLFAAGLFVVVEALHTTGITDPIVHALQGGTGTGPLLLLGGAGAVAANGIDNLPAYLVLEPAAGHEAVRYAALLIGVNAGCLITPWASLATLLWHARLSAEGVHLSWGRYMALGCIVAPLTVVAGVLALAL; this comes from the coding sequence GTGCGTCAAGCGGTCATCGGAGCGGCCCTGCTCGTGGTCGGCGCGGTCTGCGTCGTGTTCGGGCTGCTGCCCCTCGACGACCTCGCCGTGCTCGCCGACCGGGTCCTGCCGGTCCTCGGGTTCGTGCTCGGACTGACCATCGTCGCCGAGCTGGCCGCGGACGCCGGAGTGTTCGACCGCCTCGCCGACGTCGCCGCCCGGGTCGGTGGCGGACGCACCATCGGGCTCTGGGGTGCGGTCGTCGTGCTCGCCGTGCTCTGCACCGTCTTCCTGTCGATCGACACCACCGCGGTGCTCCTCACCCCCATCGTCATCTCGCTCGCACGGCGTGTGGGACTGCCCCCGATGCCGTTCGCCCTCACCACGGTCTGGCTCGCGAACACCGCCTCGCTGCTGCTGCCGGTGTCGAACCTGACGAACCTGCTCGCCGTCGACCGGATGGGGCTCGGCGGCCCGCTGCCGTTCGCCGGGCTGATGGCCTGGCCCGCGGTCGCCGGGGTGGTCGTGCCGTGCGTCGTCCTGCTCGTGGTGTTCCGGGGCAAGCTGTTCGGCCGCTACTCGCCGGTGTCCGTCCGCACGCCGAGCGACCCCGTGTTCTTCTGGGCCGCCTCCGCCGTGCTCGTCGCGCTCGTCGTCGCCCTGACGGCCGGGGTGACCGTGTGGATCGCTGCGGTCCTGGCCGCCGTGGTGCTCGTCGTGGTCGCGGCGTTCCGGTCGCCGTCCGAACTCCGGGTGTCCCGCGTGCCGTGGTCGACCCTGCTGTTCGCCGCCGGGCTCTTCGTGGTGGTCGAGGCGCTGCACACGACGGGCATCACCGACCCGATCGTGCACGCGCTGCAGGGCGGCACCGGGACCGGCCCGCTGCTGCTGCTCGGCGGTGCGGGCGCGGTGGCGGCGAACGGCATCGACAACCTGCCGGCGTACCTGGTGCTCGAACCTGCCGCCGGGCACGAGGCCGTGCGGTACGCGGCCCTGCTCATCGGCGTGAACGCCGGCTGTCTCATCACCCCGTGGGCCTCACTCGCGACGCTCCTGTGGCACGCGCGGCTGTCGGCCGAGGGCGTGCACCTGTCGTGGGGCCGGTACATGGCGCTCGGGTGCATCGTCGCGCCGCTCACCGTCGTCGCCGGGGTCCTGGCGCTCGCGCTCTGA
- a CDS encoding mechanosensitive ion channel family protein, with translation MDILLRLLVAIGFALLVTAVVALVLHLVLRAIARRERWAGVLSPRTKHPFRTVLLVVLLWIAFTSSIPRNADAYPWRDEVAHAFLIVTIATGCWLACQVAIFLEDLGLHRFRIDVPDNRQARRIRTQVLIIRRLTVAVLVIIAVGAILLTFDGVEAAGASVLASAGLISVVAGLAAQSTLGNVFAGMQLAFSGSIRVDDVVVVEQQWGRIEEITLTYVVVHLWDDRRFVLPSTYFTSTPFENWTRTGSELLGAVEFDLDWRVSPADMRAELDRILDTSTIWDRRVKVLQVTDAVGGLVRVRILVTAPDAGGLFDLRCYVREEMVEWIQRTHPDALPVQRVQLTEPSATAPRRRGRPAEGDSQLFGDDERGALFTGPIQTSGIPESER, from the coding sequence ATGGACATCCTCCTCCGACTCCTCGTCGCGATCGGGTTCGCCCTGCTCGTCACCGCCGTCGTCGCCCTCGTCCTGCACCTGGTCCTCCGGGCGATCGCGCGCCGGGAACGCTGGGCCGGCGTGCTCTCGCCACGGACGAAGCACCCGTTCCGCACCGTGCTGCTGGTGGTCCTGCTCTGGATCGCGTTCACGTCGAGCATCCCGCGGAACGCCGACGCCTACCCGTGGCGCGACGAGGTCGCGCACGCCTTCCTCATCGTCACGATCGCGACCGGGTGCTGGCTGGCGTGCCAGGTCGCGATCTTCCTCGAGGACCTGGGGCTGCACCGCTTCCGCATCGACGTGCCCGACAACCGGCAGGCGCGTCGCATCCGCACCCAGGTGCTCATCATCCGGCGACTCACCGTCGCCGTGCTCGTCATCATCGCGGTCGGCGCGATCCTGCTGACCTTCGACGGGGTCGAAGCGGCCGGTGCGAGCGTGCTCGCCAGCGCCGGCCTCATCTCCGTGGTCGCGGGCCTCGCCGCGCAGTCCACGCTCGGCAACGTGTTCGCCGGCATGCAGCTGGCGTTCTCCGGGTCGATCCGGGTGGACGACGTCGTCGTGGTCGAGCAGCAGTGGGGTCGGATCGAGGAGATCACCCTGACCTACGTCGTCGTGCACCTGTGGGACGACCGTCGGTTCGTGCTGCCGTCGACGTACTTCACGAGCACGCCGTTCGAGAACTGGACGCGGACCGGCAGCGAACTGCTCGGCGCCGTGGAGTTCGACCTCGACTGGCGGGTGAGCCCGGCCGACATGCGGGCGGAGCTCGACCGGATCCTCGACACCTCGACGATCTGGGACCGCCGGGTCAAGGTGCTCCAGGTCACGGACGCCGTCGGAGGACTCGTCCGGGTCCGCATCCTCGTGACCGCACCCGATGCCGGTGGCCTGTTCGACCTCCGCTGCTACGTCCGCGAGGAGATGGTCGAGTGGATCCAGCGCACCCATCCGGACGCCCTGCCGGTGCAGCGGGTGCAGCTCACCGAGCCGAGCGCGACGGCGCCGCGCCGACGCGGACGCCCGGCAGAGGGGGACTCGCAGCTGTTCGGCGACGACGAGCGCGGTGCGCTCTTCACCGGACCGATCCAGACCTCCGGCATCCCGGAGTCCGAGCGCTGA